AGCAACTCCTGCCACATGCAGTGCCTTCGGGTCCTGCGCCGTTTTCACTGGCAGGAAACCAACAAGGTCTTGTATGTTCCAGCAAAAGTTTTATGAAAAAGGGCTACATTATCTCTCGAAAACACAAGTAGTAATACAGCTGTTACGGTTGTAATTTCAGATTATTATGACCATCCAGTAGTGAACGACGGACTCATAACTATAAATCGTGAAACACAGCTTTTTAATTCCACAATTGTGAATGCTGACTATGGAGAAATAATTAGTATCAGGGGAGAACTGTATGGATCTGGAGCTGTAGAAGTGAAAAATGGAATTTTGGAATTACTTTCGTCAATAATATCAGAAAGTCAGAACATCGTCTTGAAAAACTCCCTTATAGCCATAGACTCTCCTAATAATAACAGTGTTCTCGTTTATGGACTAAAAAGTTCCATTGTTGTTTTCCCAGCCGAACAAGGTACAGATAGAAAGGCGACTGTTAAAAATGGAACAATATTTGTGGATATTGCGGGAACACcattaaaaataaaagacCTGGATAATATAATCACGATTTGCGACTTAACTCAAGAAGATATTACTCTTTCTGGCGGGGAACAACACAGGTGTTTCCTGGATTGCAGTTCAATGGTAAATATCCTGTTCCAGAGTCCGTAACCTCCACTGAAATACAAGGTGGTACGCTGACAGTAGAACACATCACATCCTATTCGAGGAGCATGGTAAATGGAACGTGTGGGGTTGGAAGCACTGTGTACTCGACGgcattttcaacttctATCAGTGCAAATCCATCAAGCCACCGCTCCTCCAGTGTGAGTTCTTCTGTGTCCCATTCTTTCCGCACCTCGGTAGTGACCAACAGCAGTGTTGCATCGTCGATCATGTGGATGGTTTATATTGGTGCTGGTGGGCCTTACAGGTTTCCTGAGATCCAGAAGCTGAAATTTGCCAGCAACGACAGAAACATCTTTGCGGATAACATCACGCGGTGTTTGGCGATTCGGACTGTGTACACCAAGGCACAGGTCGCCAAGCGGATGACGAAGCACTTGGACACGACAACCTCCCactttctgtttttctttattaTGATTGTCGTGCCGCTCCGCAATCACATCGCTGGGAGTGATTTCGCAGGGATGTCCCGTGACCTCTTCGATGAGATGGGCGCTAGAGTGCAAGGTCATCCTACCAACGCTGCTGGCCCTCTGGGAGGGGCGATGTCAGACAAGGACTTTTCGCAACAGGTCATCAAGAgctttttgtttgttgaCGTGCTGGCTGGAAAACTGTTAAAGTATGACTTCTTTAACAAGAGAACTCGCGACCACCCCTGCTCGGTTCACAAAGAGGGCCGTTTGACCTTCCGGGAGCTACGCCATGgtatcatcttcttcatgCGGAAGCACACGAATGTTGCACAGATTATTGCCGGTGCCAACGCTGTCGAGGAGTATGCCGGGCACACGGCCACCACAGGTCGCCAGGTCTATGCCGCGCCGGGAACCGTGATCGACCACAACGAGAGCGAAGAGGCTATCGGCGATCACCAGATAGCCCTGGCGTGGCACAGATTTCTTGGACTTGAGATGGCAAAGAGTGTCGTGACAGTTACCGAGAAGGATaaggccaagaaggagTACCGGCCTTATGGCGCCATGGGTGACCTGACCGCTGCGGGGAGGCTGCTGTACAACGATGCGTTTCAATTTCGGAAGGGACAGCAGGATATAGCCATTGATGTTTTTCTGGGTACCGAACAGCTGATCCCAGTGCAGGCTCTGCCAGGTTATGGAAAAACCGCGTTGTTCCAGATTCCTTTAATTGctctgaagaagaagaaccctTTGCCAAAGGTCGTATCTTTCGTATTTGTGCCGTACATTCCATTGAAGGCCAACATGATTGACCGGTTAAGGGCGAAGGGCCAGCTTGAGGTCGGGGACGTCGCGgagctgctgaagaacgGTCCAAACGTCGGCGAGGACGCACTTATCGCCGATGTATACGTCGGTGCATTCCACGAGATGGGCACTGTTTCTTGTAAGGAACTGATTGATAATTGGTAcaaaactttcaagaaCACCATTCTCGGGTTGGTCGTGCTCGACGAGTTCCATAACTTCGAAACGGAACTCACTTTCCGCGCAGAGGTGTACCAGTTAATTGATACTATTAATCTGGGACTGGCGTGGAAGGTTTTGGTGCTCTCCGGGACCATTGGGAGGAGAAACTTCGCGGCGCctttgaagagattggGCTTTAAGAAGCCGTTGACTACAGAGCTGACGTTTGAGTCAAAGAGTTTTATCCGCAATCTTGTCGAAGAACTTCCGCTTGGGAACTCCGTGAAGTGGTTTGGGGAGTGCGCTTCGTCTGACCAGTGCCTGAAAAAGGCTGTTGCTCTGGTAAACCACTTTCTTGCTTCGGAGGAGAACTCGAAGGTTATTTTGGTGTGTCGCACGAGGGAGCACGTTGGTCTCTTGGCGACTGATCTTACACCACATGACCCTCTTTCCGTGCATGGTCGTATGAGCGGTGCGGATAAGGAGCAGATTATGCGGCGCTTCATCCAGGACCCCGCCAAAAGGGTCCTCGTCGGAACCAAGCTGGTATCGGAGGGAATCGACGTGCAAAGCTTAGCCCTTGTTATCCTTGTTGACTACCTCCCTTCTATCGGCGAGTTCGTTCAAACTGCCGGGAGAATAAGGGGGGACGGGTTGTGCCTGGTGCTTTGGTCTTCCGCCTGTCGGAACGACCCCGCCAAGGATCTGAACCCAGGTTGCTTGACCCCACAGTTAAACCGCTTTTACGAGCTGAGCCAAGAAGGACATGTGGGCTGTTGCGGCAACCTGGAGAGGGTGAATCCACTATCAGTCGACCTCGCTCAGCGGGTGTTTCCTAATATTCTCTCCTTCCCCTTATTACGGAAGGACAAGTGGGAGCAATTTGAAACAGCCTCGTTGAAAAGAGCTCGCACTGAACAGCCCTGGGAAGAAGACAGTGCAGCTGAAGAATCCGAACTTTTCGGAATCGATATGTTCATTGGTCAGCCTGAGATGACTGAGTGCGTGGAGGGCTCGACCGTGGACAGttctgatgaagaaaatgggCGCACTCCTGGCCCAGAGATCCGTCCTCATAAAGCTCCAAGAATTCAA
The sequence above is a segment of the Huiozyma naganishii CBS 8797 chromosome 11, complete genome genome. Coding sequences within it:
- the KNAG0K02690 gene encoding uncharacterized protein, which encodes MVNGTCGVGSTVYSTAFSTSISANPSSHRSSSVSSSVSHSFRTSVVTNSSVASSIMWMVYIGAGGPYRFPEIQKLKFASNDRNIFADNITRCLAIRTVYTKAQVAKRMTKHLDTTTSHFLFFFIMIVVPLRNHIAGSDFAGMSRDLFDEMGARVQGHPTNAAGPLGGAMSDKDFSQQVIKSFLFVDVLAGKLLKYDFFNKRTRDHPCSVHKEGRLTFRELRHGIIFFMRKHTNVAQIIAGANAVEEYAGHTATTGRQVYAAPGTVIDHNESEEAIGDHQIALAWHRFLGLEMAKSVVTVTEKDKAKKEYRPYGAMGDLTAAGRLLYNDAFQFRKGQQDIAIDVFLGTEQLIPVQALPGYGKTALFQIPLIALKKKNPLPKVVSFVFVPYIPLKANMIDRLRAKGQLEVGDVAELLKNGPNVGEDALIADVYVGAFHEMGTVSCKELIDNWYKTFKNTILGLVVLDEFHNFETELTFRAEVYQLIDTINLGLAWKVLVLSGTIGRRNFAAPLKRLGFKKPLTTELTFESKSFIRNLVEELPLGNSVKWFGECASSDQCLKKAVALVNHFLASEENSKVILVCRTREHVGLLATDLTPHDPLSVHGRMSGADKEQIMRRFIQDPAKRVLVGTKLVSEGIDVQSLALVILVDYLPSIGEFVQTAGRIRGDGLCLVLWSSACRNDPAKDLNPGCLTPQLNRFYELSQEGHVGCCGNLERVNPLSVDLAQRVFPNILSFPLLRKDKWEQFETASLKRARTEQPWEEDSAAEESELFGIDMFIGQPEMTECVEGSTVDSSDEENGRTPGPEIRPHKAPRIQSGDLHRPERPLPANNRVYSSGEDEVPSLDAAEYGDAELWPSPSIDDGMPWDQTQQDDAPRHSRDSPVTDLIPGPFYSEHDDATSQSIGQELRAAFGPELSLYYFLDIEGTYETVMKFWNPYESNVGIPKVNEPKFCFVCMGGQHFKCVCPEFTSHKQKYVVIVMQLLDIQTNALLRKCSDERKREARHS